In Candidatus Dadabacteria bacterium, the DNA window CTCAGGCTCCCAAGCTCAGACGGTATGCTCCCCGTTAACTGGTTGGTGTGGAGATATAACCACTGCAGGCGGGTGAGGTCGCCGAGTTCTGTCGGTATCGTTCCCGTTAGCTTGTTGCCGTCGAGACGTAAAGTATTAAGATTAACGCTAAGGTTACCAAGCTCAGACGGTATGCTCCCCGTTAACTGGTTGCTGTAGAGAGCCAAGAGCTGCAGACCGGCAAGGTCGCCGAGTTCTGCCGGTATGGTTCCCGTTAACTGGTTGCTGTGGAGATATAAGAAATCCAGACTGGTAAGGTCGCCGAGTTCTGCCGGTATCGTTCCCGTTAACTGGTTGCTGTCGAGACGTAACCGCGTCGTAAGGCTGGTAAGGTTGCCCAGTTCTGCCGGTATGGTTCCCGTTAACTGGTTGCTGTCGAGCTCCAGTGAAGTGACTTTGTTGTTCTGCGCGGTAACCCCTTGCCAGGTGTTCAGGTCGCTGGCACCCCAGTTGGTTTTTTTGGGCCATGAGTTGCCTCCCGTGTCGCAATAGAGCTTCTTAAGCACATCCGCGTCGGTGGGATTGGATGGATATGTAAATGTATTACAGTCTATCTGCGCCCGCGCGTCTCTCGCTAGAAGGAAAAACGCAAGCGCAAAAAAGACCAGAACAAGGACTCCGCCCGAGGCGGAAAGAGAATCTCTTATTCCTGCGCTGACGCGGGCCGAGCCGCGAAGCAACGCGCGCGGATTAACTGGGGGGGGGGGTACTGGATCATATGAAAATTCATTTCTCTTCACGACCACGCTCATAACTCCACCACCCCGAAATAAAGAGCAATGACTTCACTTAAGCCCCTCCAAAAATACTCTTATATCTTCAGTTCAATGAAAAAGCATACCTGCTCACCATCCCCCGTCAATTACAGGGCAGCAGCGTGTAGCCCTCTTGCAAATAGTGGTGGATCAGGAACTTTTCTTGCAGGGCCAAGTGCTTGTATGACATCGGATAACCTCCTGTTATGGCTACCTTAGAGATTATCTTTGTCGCTTGGCCCTTTCAAATTGAAGTGTACTACTCAAAAAGGCTAAAACCCTGCTCTCAGGGGTGTTGCACTTCAAAGTTCAAGGGGCGTGATGGTGAAAAGTTCTGAAGATTTTTTCATCACAAACCATTTCTTCCTTGTAACGAGTCTTGGAGCGGAGTTCAGCGCGCAGGACATGCTTGCTCTGTACAGGAAGAGAGGGAAGACCGAAGCGCACATGGGGGAGTTCATGGATGCAGCGGCCCGAAAGACAATGGCTATTGTCCAACTAACTTGCTGCGCGGAAGCAGTCGAGTCGGTGTTGTTTTCCTTTGCTGTGTATTTTGATCCATCTTTGTTATTCTGTTTGAGAAGGTTCTGCCCGGTGGCATCTCGGCGGTTTTTCCTTTCGTAACTGGTACGCACCCGGGTTTCGGAACCGAGAGTTGGTATTTGTTCCAGGTGAGTGGTTTGAGAAAATCTCCTGAAAAAAAGCTGTTTCTTTTGCCTTTTCTGTTTCTTTGTCTTTCCTGCGGCGGTGTGAGACTCTCTTTTGACTCCGACAGTGGCATTGAGAGCGTAGACCGGGAGGATGCGTATTATCATTTTGCGCTTTCGGCGCTTTATCTGGAACAAGGGGACCTGAAACGTGCGCTGCAGAGCCTTGAAGAGGCAGAACGGGTTGATCCCCGGTCTTCTGAAATAAAATACCGTCTCGCTCTGATTTACACGGTTCTTAATATGCGCGAGAAGGCCGTTGCCAATTTCACCCAGTCCATCGTTCTTGATCCGTCAAATTCCCCGGCTTACAGGGACCTTGCCCGCATCTACCTTGCATATCCTGACGAAGCCATGAAGAAAAGGGGCAAGAAATTCCTGCTTAAGGCTGCCGAGACCGATTCCGGAGACAGGGAGACCTATCTGCTTCTTTGCGCGGCTGAACTCTATTCCGGCAATCTTGAAAAGGCGGGGCATTACGCCGAAAAAAGCCTTTCGATAAGTCCCAGAGATGTCACGGGTCACTTCTACCTTGGAAGCATCGCTTCCAGAAGAAACGATCTGGATGCCGCGGTAAAGCACTACGAAAGGGCCCTTGAAATTCAACGGACATACTACCCCGCTTTCGTCGGGCTCGTTGAAACCCTTGAGAAAGCGAAAAGAATCGAAGAGGCGATAGAGCAGTACGAGTCGGCGATCAGGAAATTTGCTCCTTATCGCGATGTCTTTATTTCCTACGGGAACATGCTTTACCGCCACCGCAGGTTCGAAGAGGCCATAAAGCAGTACCACAACGCGGAGGCCGCGGACCCGGAGAATCCCGAGATCAGCTTCAGAATCGGTCTTCTGTATCTTGAAAGCGGCAGTTACGAGGAAGCTATCGGAGAACTGAAACAGGTTTTCGAACGTCTGCCTGCACATTTTGGGGCAAAATACTACTCTGCCGTCGCTCACACCAAGCTCGGGCAGTATTCCCAGTCAAGGATGCTTCTCGATTCCATACCCCAAAGCTCCGACTTCCACATAGACGCAGTCGTCCATGGAGCGTACATACATGAACTTGAGGGTTCAGCACAGAAGGCGATCAATATACTGAGAGAGCTTCATGAGAAGGACCCGTACAATCCCAAGGCCGTGAATTCTCTGGGTGAAATCTACGGAAGGCAGGGAAGACAAGAGGATTCGATCTCTTTATACGGCAGGTATCTTGAAAAGCACCCCGATGAGGAATCCGTTCTGTATTCGCTCGGCGTTTCGTATTACTACAGCGATCGCATACCGGAAGCGCTTTCGGTAATGGAGGATATAATCAGCAGGAATCCGCGGAGCTTCGATGCGATGAATTTCATCGGGTACACGTATGCCGAGCGGGGAAAAAAACTTGATTACGCCGAGGAACTCATTAGCAAGGCTCTTGAGCTTGCTCCCAGGCGGGCTTACATAATCGACAGCCTGGGTTGGGTTTACTATCAGAAGGGCGATTTCACCAGAGCCCTCGAGTATCTGCTTCGCGCCTCGGAGATCCCTCCTCCCGATGCGGCTATTCTGGAGCACGTGGGCGATGTGTATGAGAAACTCGGCAAAAGAGAACTTGCGGTGGAGAATTACACGAAAGCCCTTGAACTCCTGGATTCCAAGAAACTGGTTACGGTTGAAGACAGGAAAATCCGCGCGAGGCTTCAAGAAAAGCTAAAGGAATTCAGGCGCGATGAGGCATAGCTGGGTTTTTATACCGTTTGTTCTTCTCCTTTTCTCCTGCGCCGGTAAGCTCCCGCTCCCTACCGCCGAACACCCTGATCTTTCCGCCATATTGGCAAAGGCGAAACGCACTCAGATGGGCTTCACTTCGATAAAAGCCAGGGCTAGGGTGTCAATAAAGTCCCCACAGGGGAAAATTGTTTTCGATCAGGTAGCCACCGTCGTCCGCCCGGAGTTTCTGAGAGTTTCGGTTTTCGCTCCTTTCGGCGAGATGCTCGCAAGGGTGGTTTCCGACGGAGAAAGCGTGAGAATGAAGACCAAATGGGAAGAGTTGATCTTTGAGAATCCGGAGGATTTCAGACTTTCCTACCTTTATCCGGGGCTCCCGCCCCAGCTCGGAGTTGAGGACATAGTAAACTTCCTG includes these proteins:
- a CDS encoding tetratricopeptide repeat protein; its protein translation is MRKSPEKKLFLLPFLFLCLSCGGVRLSFDSDSGIESVDREDAYYHFALSALYLEQGDLKRALQSLEEAERVDPRSSEIKYRLALIYTVLNMREKAVANFTQSIVLDPSNSPAYRDLARIYLAYPDEAMKKRGKKFLLKAAETDSGDRETYLLLCAAELYSGNLEKAGHYAEKSLSISPRDVTGHFYLGSIASRRNDLDAAVKHYERALEIQRTYYPAFVGLVETLEKAKRIEEAIEQYESAIRKFAPYRDVFISYGNMLYRHRRFEEAIKQYHNAEAADPENPEISFRIGLLYLESGSYEEAIGELKQVFERLPAHFGAKYYSAVAHTKLGQYSQSRMLLDSIPQSSDFHIDAVVHGAYIHELEGSAQKAINILRELHEKDPYNPKAVNSLGEIYGRQGRQEDSISLYGRYLEKHPDEESVLYSLGVSYYYSDRIPEALSVMEDIISRNPRSFDAMNFIGYTYAERGKKLDYAEELISKALELAPRRAYIIDSLGWVYYQKGDFTRALEYLLRASEIPPPDAAILEHVGDVYEKLGKRELAVENYTKALELLDSKKLVTVEDRKIRARLQEKLKEFRRDEA